From one Bacteroidia bacterium genomic stretch:
- a CDS encoding DUF6580 family putative transport protein → MKTIVNPRFIFISAAVFAAALTRLLPHPYNFTPIGAIALFGGMRFENKKLAFIIPLLAMFLSDVMLQLISGTGFHNTMIFVYGSFALISVIGIQMRNTTKAGNIIALSLLSSILFFAITNFGVWAQTGFLAGSAGLLTTYVSGIPFFGRTVCGDLFFNAVLFGSFFYAQLKFPILSKVKA, encoded by the coding sequence ATGAAAACCATTGTAAACCCTCGTTTTATTTTTATTTCTGCGGCTGTTTTTGCAGCCGCTTTAACTCGTTTATTGCCGCATCCGTACAATTTTACGCCTATTGGAGCCATTGCACTTTTTGGTGGAATGCGTTTCGAAAATAAAAAATTAGCTTTTATAATTCCTTTATTGGCGATGTTTTTAAGCGATGTTATGTTACAATTAATCAGCGGAACAGGCTTTCACAACACAATGATTTTTGTTTACGGAAGTTTTGCATTGATTTCGGTTATTGGAATTCAAATGCGCAACACCACGAAAGCAGGAAACATTATTGCTTTGTCGTTACTCAGTTCTATTTTATTTTTTGCCATTACCAATTTTGGAGTTTGGGCACAAACAGGTTTTCTGGCTGGATCAGCAGGATTATTAACCACCTACGTTTCAGGAATTCCATTTTTTGGAAGAACGGTTTGCGGAGATCTTTTTTTCAACGCTGTATTATTCGGAAGTTTCTTTTACGCACAACTTAAATTTCCGATTCTTTCAAAAGTAAAAGCGTAA
- a CDS encoding fatty acid desaturase gives MNMLTAKELIKATKEFTNESKFKSWLYTLSTILFLAASVTLTFAHLNIFIRIALSILSGLLIGRTFVIYHDFQHGTILRKSKTAKLFMEVVGMYILAPPSIWKRSHNYHHKHNSKLFSASVGSYPIMTKERYLNSTKLQRLSYLASRHPITIALGYLTVFFYGMCVSSFISSPKRHYDSLITIILHFTAAFLLVWFFGWLTFLLVMILPFTIAFALGSYLFYAQHNFPGVMFKQNAKWTYENAALASSSYMKMSRIMNWFTANIGYHHIHHINAKIPFYRLPEAMKKVPELQHPKTTSLKIKDIIACFRLKIWDTETEKMIGLKEIKAT, from the coding sequence ATGAATATGCTAACAGCAAAAGAACTTATAAAAGCAACCAAGGAGTTTACGAACGAAAGTAAATTTAAAAGTTGGCTTTATACACTCAGCACCATACTTTTCCTTGCCGCTTCGGTAACACTCACCTTTGCGCATCTCAATATCTTTATACGGATAGCACTGAGCATTTTGAGTGGTTTATTGATTGGTAGAACCTTTGTGATTTACCATGATTTCCAACACGGAACCATTCTTCGTAAATCAAAAACGGCAAAATTGTTTATGGAAGTAGTAGGTATGTATATCCTCGCTCCTCCCAGCATTTGGAAGCGTTCGCACAATTATCATCACAAACACAACTCTAAACTTTTCAGCGCCAGCGTGGGTTCTTACCCTATTATGACGAAGGAAAGGTATCTCAATTCGACTAAATTACAACGTTTATCTTATCTTGCATCGCGCCACCCGATCACGATTGCCTTGGGTTATTTAACTGTTTTCTTTTACGGAATGTGTGTAAGTTCTTTTATAAGTAGCCCAAAACGTCATTATGATTCCTTAATTACTATTATTTTACATTTTACCGCCGCGTTTTTATTGGTTTGGTTTTTTGGTTGGCTTACCTTTTTATTGGTGATGATTCTTCCTTTTACCATCGCTTTTGCTTTGGGATCTTATTTATTTTATGCACAACACAATTTCCCTGGCGTAATGTTTAAACAAAACGCTAAATGGACGTATGAAAATGCAGCTTTGGCATCTTCCAGTTATATGAAAATGAGCCGTATTATGAATTGGTTTACTGCCAATATCGGTTATCATCACATTCATCACATCAATGCAAAAATTCCTTTTTACAGATTGCCTGAGGCGATGAAAAAAGTTCCAGAATTGCAACATCCCAAAACAACTTCTCTTAAAATAAAAGATATCATTGCTTGTTTCCGACTTAAAATTTGGGATACCGAAACAGAAAAAATGATTGGTTTAAAAGAAATTAAAGCTACTTAA
- the murQ gene encoding N-acetylmuramic acid 6-phosphate etherase: MKTTEDSSPYQSLEKMPVRELLINMNKEDKTVPDAIQKAIPQIEKLISQALKKMKKGGRLFYIGSGTSGRLGIVDASECPPTYGVAQGVVVGIIAGGDSAIRKAVEFAEDDETQGWKDLLKHKITENDTVIGITASGSTPYVVGVLKKCTEKKILTACITCNKKSVVAKLADCPIEVIVGPEFVTGSTRMKSGTAQKLVLNMISTSLMIQLGHVKGNRMVDMQLSNNKLIDRGTKMIAEALSVSYEKANALLLKHGSVRKAVDFVQKKSLKN; the protein is encoded by the coding sequence ATGAAAACTACCGAAGATTCTTCTCCTTATCAGTCGCTCGAAAAAATGCCTGTTCGAGAATTACTTATCAACATGAATAAGGAGGATAAAACGGTTCCCGATGCCATTCAAAAAGCCATTCCACAAATCGAAAAATTAATTTCTCAAGCTCTTAAAAAAATGAAAAAAGGCGGCAGATTATTTTACATCGGTTCTGGAACCAGCGGCAGATTGGGCATTGTGGATGCGTCGGAATGTCCACCAACGTATGGCGTAGCGCAAGGCGTGGTGGTTGGTATTATTGCTGGCGGAGATAGTGCCATTCGTAAAGCTGTGGAATTTGCAGAAGACGACGAAACGCAAGGTTGGAAAGATTTGTTGAAACATAAAATTACTGAAAATGATACCGTTATCGGGATTACGGCTTCTGGCTCAACGCCTTATGTTGTGGGCGTTTTAAAGAAATGTACCGAAAAAAAAATTCTGACAGCTTGTATTACGTGTAATAAAAAATCAGTGGTAGCAAAGCTTGCCGATTGTCCGATTGAAGTAATTGTAGGACCGGAATTTGTAACGGGCAGCACGCGCATGAAATCTGGCACGGCGCAAAAATTAGTGTTGAACATGATTTCTACTTCCTTGATGATACAACTCGGTCATGTAAAGGGAAACCGAATGGTAGACATGCAATTGAGCAACAATAAATTAATTGATCGCGGCACAAAAATGATCGCGGAAGCGCTTTCTGTTTCGTATGAAAAAGCAAATGCTTTACTCCTAAAACACGGTAGCGTGAGGAAAGCAGTAGATTTTGTTCAAAAAAAGTCTTTAAAAAATTAA
- the ung gene encoding uracil-DNA glycosylase, with protein MNEKTEPEIEKSWKAILADEFNANYFKELKLFLMEEKKKHRIFPPGKLIFSAFNRTPFEKVKVVIIGQDPYHGYGQANGLCFSVSNGIKQPPSLVNIFKELVADINIPFPKTGNLEPWADQGILLLNATLTVRENEAGAHQKRGWEHFTDTAIGELSARKKGLIFLLWGKYAQAKEELIDTTKHHVLKAAHPSPFSAYNGFFGCKHFSKTNQLLTTNGLKPIEWQVD; from the coding sequence ATGAATGAGAAAACAGAACCAGAGATTGAAAAAAGTTGGAAGGCTATATTGGCAGACGAATTCAATGCCAATTATTTTAAGGAATTAAAATTATTTTTGATGGAAGAGAAAAAAAAGCATCGAATTTTTCCTCCTGGAAAATTAATTTTTTCAGCCTTCAATCGTACGCCTTTCGAAAAAGTAAAAGTGGTTATTATCGGACAAGATCCCTACCACGGCTACGGACAAGCCAACGGACTTTGTTTTTCCGTAAGCAACGGAATCAAACAACCACCGTCGCTTGTCAATATTTTTAAAGAATTAGTTGCTGATATAAATATTCCTTTTCCAAAAACAGGAAACTTGGAACCTTGGGCAGATCAAGGCATTTTATTATTAAACGCAACACTTACAGTAAGAGAAAATGAAGCTGGAGCACATCAAAAAAGAGGCTGGGAACACTTTACAGATACAGCAATCGGGGAATTATCCGCACGTAAAAAAGGATTGATTTTTTTACTTTGGGGAAAATACGCACAAGCCAAAGAAGAATTAATTGATACCACAAAACACCACGTTTTAAAAGCTGCACATCCTTCTCCATTTTCCGCATACAACGGATTTTTTGGTTGCAAACACTTTTCAAAAACAAATCAATTACTGACAACAAATGGATTAAAACCGATTGAATGGCAAGTTGATTAA
- a CDS encoding POTRA domain-containing protein — protein MKLFFKITILSLLCLKGFQAEAQKNLKPETSKNYFLEVHSDNQIVSKIKFQKAFLNTDDRKKEIGTILFRLYDEAYLAASLDSMVQDSNRLTAYITTGELYKWAKLGKGNVSEAILSQIGFREKIYSNKALYFKDIVKIQEKILAYAENNGFPFASVKLDSIDINNNSLSAKLNLTKNKLIHIDSIIVKGNAKISTRYLYNYLNIRPGDVYNELVVKKISARLRELAFVSETKPLKIIFSDKDTKIYLFLTAKKASKFDGIIGFLPDPNTGKLILTGDVQLNLQNAIGKGEQIDLNWQRLRAATQNLITQLSYPFLFSTPFGVSYGLKLYKQDSTYLQVDQNFALQYLLTGGDYFKVFVENKSSTLLSTSGLEFQTVLPPYADNTAYLYGIGYKTERLDYRLNPRRGFALNADIAAGSKTIKINPNLNPIVYQDLKLSSNQYNADLTAVFFQPVGVRSAIQYGLQAAYLYGSSLFQSDLFRIGGLHALRGFDEQSIYASSYAIATIEYHYLLEQNSYLYGFFDQAYYQNQSINHNIWDTPFGFGGGISFETKAGIFSISYALGKQFNNPIDIRSGKIHFGIISYF, from the coding sequence TTGAAACTATTTTTTAAAATAACTATACTTTCCTTACTGTGTTTAAAAGGATTTCAAGCGGAAGCGCAAAAAAATCTAAAACCAGAAACTTCAAAAAATTATTTTTTGGAAGTGCATTCAGACAACCAAATTGTTTCAAAAATTAAATTTCAAAAGGCATTTCTAAATACCGATGATAGAAAAAAAGAAATTGGAACAATCTTATTTCGTTTATACGATGAAGCTTATTTAGCGGCATCTTTGGATAGTATGGTGCAAGACAGCAACCGATTAACCGCTTATATCACTACGGGAGAATTATATAAATGGGCAAAATTGGGCAAAGGAAATGTAAGCGAAGCTATTTTGAGCCAAATCGGCTTTCGCGAAAAAATATATTCCAATAAAGCACTTTATTTTAAAGACATCGTAAAAATTCAGGAAAAAATTCTGGCTTATGCCGAAAACAACGGATTTCCTTTTGCCAGTGTAAAATTAGACAGCATAGATATTAATAATAACTCTCTCTCTGCAAAGTTAAACCTCACAAAAAATAAACTCATACATATTGACAGCATCATTGTAAAAGGAAATGCGAAAATCTCGACTCGTTATTTATACAATTATTTGAACATCCGACCTGGTGATGTGTATAACGAATTGGTTGTTAAAAAAATTTCGGCGCGACTGCGAGAGCTTGCTTTTGTAAGTGAAACAAAGCCTTTGAAAATTATTTTTTCAGACAAAGACACTAAAATATATTTATTTCTAACAGCTAAAAAAGCAAGTAAATTTGATGGTATTATTGGTTTTTTACCCGATCCGAATACTGGAAAATTAATTTTGACGGGAGATGTTCAACTCAATCTTCAAAATGCCATTGGCAAAGGCGAGCAAATTGATTTGAATTGGCAACGATTACGAGCTGCAACGCAAAATTTAATCACTCAATTGTCGTATCCTTTTCTTTTTTCAACCCCATTCGGAGTTTCCTATGGCTTAAAATTGTACAAACAAGATTCCACTTATCTGCAAGTAGATCAAAATTTTGCGCTTCAATATTTATTAACAGGTGGTGATTACTTTAAGGTTTTTGTCGAGAACAAAAGCTCCACATTGCTTTCTACGAGCGGGTTAGAATTTCAAACTGTTTTACCTCCTTATGCAGACAATACCGCTTATTTATACGGAATTGGCTATAAAACAGAGCGTTTGGATTATCGTTTAAATCCGAGAAGAGGATTTGCACTGAACGCAGATATTGCGGCTGGCTCAAAAACCATTAAAATAAACCCGAATCTGAATCCGATTGTTTATCAGGATTTAAAACTTTCGTCTAACCAATACAATGCCGATTTAACTGCCGTTTTTTTTCAACCTGTCGGTGTTAGAAGCGCTATCCAATACGGTTTGCAAGCTGCTTATTTGTATGGATCCTCTCTTTTTCAAAGTGATTTATTCCGCATTGGCGGATTGCACGCATTGAGAGGCTTTGACGAACAATCTATTTATGCCTCTTCCTACGCAATCGCCACCATCGAATACCATTATTTATTGGAACAAAATTCCTATTTATACGGATTTTTTGATCAAGCTTATTATCAAAATCAAAGCATTAATCACAATATCTGGGATACTCCTTTTGGTTTTGGCGGAGGAATTAGTTTTGAAACAAAAGCCGGTATTTTCTCCATCAGTTACGCGCTCGGAAAGCAATTTAACAACCCGATTGATATACGATCTGGTAAAATACATTTTGGAATTATCAGTTATTTTTAA
- a CDS encoding cation diffusion facilitator family transporter encodes MEHHDHSHEHHDHSHHGHGHHHAHPANITKLFLIGIFLNASFVVIEIIAGFISNSLALLTDAGHNFGDVAGLIMVVVAEKLSKRKPNSKYTYGYGKTTVLVALANASLLLIGVGAIAWEAISRIHAPHTVEGKLISMVAFAGILVNGATALLFLRDKDSDLNIKGAYLHMASDAIVSLGVVISGILIIYTGYEWVDTAMSLVICILIVWSTYGLLKDSLRLSLDGVPDEINSEKIRQFLLNLHEVSDIHDLHIWALSTKENALTAHLVIKEKVSDQFLLNVRKELTHHFHISHTTIQLEAYDSTFICEQKC; translated from the coding sequence TTGGAACATCACGATCATTCGCACGAACATCACGACCACAGTCATCACGGACATGGGCATCACCACGCTCATCCAGCAAACATTACAAAACTATTTCTGATAGGTATTTTTTTAAATGCATCTTTTGTTGTGATTGAAATTATTGCGGGTTTTATCAGCAATTCCTTAGCATTATTAACGGATGCAGGACATAATTTTGGAGATGTAGCCGGATTAATTATGGTAGTAGTTGCCGAAAAATTATCCAAGCGAAAACCCAATTCGAAATACACCTACGGTTACGGGAAAACTACGGTTTTAGTGGCATTGGCAAATGCTTCCTTATTATTAATCGGTGTGGGCGCTATAGCTTGGGAAGCCATCAGTCGAATACACGCGCCTCACACGGTGGAAGGGAAATTAATTTCGATGGTGGCTTTTGCTGGAATACTTGTCAATGGCGCAACGGCGCTGCTTTTTTTGAGAGACAAAGACAGTGATTTAAACATAAAAGGTGCTTATTTACACATGGCGAGCGATGCGATTGTGTCATTAGGTGTAGTGATTTCGGGCATTTTAATTATTTATACAGGTTATGAATGGGTAGATACCGCGATGAGTTTAGTGATTTGTATTCTTATTGTTTGGAGTACTTATGGTTTGTTAAAAGACTCGTTGCGATTGTCTTTGGACGGTGTTCCAGATGAAATTAACAGCGAAAAAATTCGTCAATTTTTATTGAATTTACACGAAGTTTCCGACATCCACGATTTACACATTTGGGCATTGAGCACGAAAGAAAATGCACTTACCGCACATTTGGTGATAAAAGAAAAAGTGAGCGATCAGTTTTTATTAAATGTACGAAAAGAATTAACACATCATTTTCATATTTCTCATACAACCATTCAGTTGGAGGCTTATGACAGCACTTTTATTTGTGAACAAAAATGCTGA
- a CDS encoding glycosyltransferase family 4 protein, giving the protein MKILILTQYFPPEVGAPQNRLFELAVRLQKLGAEISVLTAMPNYPQMQIYKAYQGKKYFFEEMNGLKIHRSWIYVSSSKSIVPRLMNYFSFVFSSMWIGCFKLEKFDFVLCESPPLFLGITAYVLKKIKRSKLIFNVSDLWPESAEKLGLVKNKFLLSLSSKLEEFMYRKSELISGQTQGIVKNISDRFPEKKIFWLPNGVDLSFYKYDEIDAEKWRQKNNFSNTDFILLYAGIIGHAQGLEVILKAAEKLKLHPKIKFILLGSGPEKINLEQLKNQLQLENVFFFDVVAKTEMPEIIATSDVSIIPLKKLDLFKGAIPSKIFENLAMKKAILLGVEGEAKELFIDEGKCGLAFIPEDSADLANKILELYNHPISLKTFGENGYNYVQKKFTRDKIATDFWNFINLNQ; this is encoded by the coding sequence ATGAAAATTTTAATTCTCACACAATATTTTCCGCCCGAAGTAGGCGCGCCTCAAAACCGTTTATTTGAGTTGGCGGTCCGTTTGCAAAAATTGGGTGCAGAAATTAGCGTATTAACAGCGATGCCGAATTATCCGCAAATGCAGATATACAAAGCATATCAAGGAAAAAAATATTTTTTTGAAGAGATGAATGGATTAAAAATTCACCGTTCCTGGATTTATGTAAGTTCAAGTAAATCAATTGTTCCACGACTGATGAATTATTTTTCATTCGTTTTTTCTTCGATGTGGATAGGTTGTTTTAAATTGGAAAAATTTGATTTCGTTTTATGTGAATCTCCACCTTTATTTTTGGGAATTACGGCGTATGTATTGAAGAAAATAAAACGTTCGAAATTAATTTTTAATGTATCCGATTTATGGCCCGAAAGCGCTGAGAAATTAGGGCTTGTAAAAAATAAATTTTTACTTTCTTTATCTTCTAAGTTAGAAGAATTTATGTATCGAAAATCCGAATTAATTAGCGGGCAAACTCAAGGGATTGTAAAAAATATTTCGGATCGCTTTCCTGAAAAAAAGATTTTCTGGTTGCCGAATGGAGTGGATTTGAGTTTTTATAAATACGATGAAATTGATGCTGAAAAATGGCGTCAAAAAAATAATTTTTCGAATACTGATTTTATTCTTTTGTATGCCGGAATTATTGGTCATGCGCAAGGTTTAGAAGTAATTTTAAAAGCAGCTGAAAAATTAAAATTACATCCGAAAATAAAATTTATTTTACTTGGCAGCGGACCTGAAAAAATAAATTTAGAGCAATTAAAAAATCAATTACAACTCGAAAATGTTTTCTTTTTTGATGTCGTTGCAAAAACGGAAATGCCCGAGATTATTGCTACTTCGGACGTTTCGATTATTCCGCTTAAAAAATTAGATTTATTTAAAGGCGCTATTCCATCAAAAATATTTGAAAATTTAGCGATGAAAAAAGCCATTTTACTCGGCGTAGAAGGTGAAGCGAAAGAATTATTTATCGACGAAGGAAAATGCGGCTTGGCTTTTATTCCCGAAGACAGCGCCGATTTGGCGAATAAAATTTTAGAACTTTACAACCATCCAATATCTTTGAAAACCTTTGGTGAAAACGGTTACAATTATGTTCAGAAAAAATTTACACGCGATAAAATTGCAACAGATTTTTGGAATTTTATCAATTTGAATCAATAA